A single genomic interval of Methylocystis sp. IM3 harbors:
- the dut gene encoding dUTP diphosphatase has translation MKLSIRRLSNGEGLPLPAYASDGAAGLDLYAALPAGQKLVLEPGARDLIPTGVQIALPLGYEAQLRPRSGLAVEYGVTVLNAPGTIDSDYRGEVKALLINHGGQPFEITRGMRIAQLVVSPVAHATLLECEELDETARGAGGFGSTGLGEGRE, from the coding sequence ATGAAGCTTTCCATCCGCCGTCTCTCGAACGGCGAGGGCCTGCCGCTTCCGGCCTATGCCAGCGACGGCGCCGCCGGCCTCGATCTCTATGCGGCTCTGCCTGCCGGACAGAAGCTCGTGCTCGAGCCGGGTGCCCGCGACCTCATTCCGACGGGCGTGCAGATCGCGCTGCCGTTAGGCTATGAGGCGCAGCTGCGGCCGCGCTCGGGACTGGCCGTCGAATACGGGGTCACGGTGCTCAATGCGCCGGGCACGATCGACAGCGACTACCGGGGCGAGGTGAAGGCGCTGCTGATCAATCACGGCGGCCAGCCCTTCGAGATCACGCGGGGCATGCGCATCGCGCAGCTGGTCGTGTCGCCGGTCGCCCACGCCACTCTGCTGGAATGCGAGGAGCTCGACGAAACCGCGCGCGGCGCGGGCGGTTTCGGCTCGACCGGGCTCGGAGAAGGCCGCGAATGA
- the coaBC gene encoding bifunctional phosphopantothenoylcysteine decarboxylase/phosphopantothenate--cysteine ligase CoaBC, with protein MTQSLDGKTILLIVGGGIAAYKSLDLVRRLRERGARVRVVMTAAAKEFVTPLAFASLSNEKVHDDLFSPTDEQEMGHIQLSRAADLIVVAPATAHLLARAAQGLCDDLATTLLLATDKRALYAPAMNLRMWLAPATQRNVAALKQDGALFVGPEEGDMACGEYGPGRMSESLDIVAAVETALRADARLPLPAQRKGPLAGRHVIVTSGPTHEAIDPVRYIANRSSGKQGHAIAAAAAAAGARVTLVSGPVSLPDPKGCDVARVESARQMFAAVEAALPADVFIGAAAVADWRVEAASQKIKKEQGVAAPSFSLVENPDILASVAKAGTATRPRLVVGFAAETRDVIAHAREKLDRKGCDLIVANDVSEGAGVFGGDANEAHLVSRGGVESWPRMSKEAVAERLVARIARILSEAAP; from the coding sequence TTGACGCAAAGCCTTGACGGCAAGACCATTTTGCTGATCGTCGGCGGCGGGATCGCAGCTTATAAGTCGCTCGATCTCGTGCGGCGGCTGCGGGAGCGCGGCGCGCGCGTGCGCGTCGTCATGACCGCCGCGGCCAAGGAATTCGTCACGCCGCTCGCCTTTGCCAGCCTGTCCAACGAAAAAGTTCACGACGACCTCTTCTCGCCCACTGACGAGCAGGAGATGGGGCACATCCAGCTGTCGCGCGCGGCCGATCTGATCGTGGTCGCGCCGGCGACGGCGCATCTGCTCGCCCGCGCCGCGCAGGGGCTTTGCGACGATCTCGCCACCACGCTTCTGCTCGCCACGGACAAGCGCGCGCTCTATGCGCCGGCGATGAATCTGCGCATGTGGCTCGCGCCCGCAACGCAACGCAATGTGGCGGCGCTGAAACAGGACGGCGCTCTTTTCGTCGGGCCCGAAGAGGGCGATATGGCCTGTGGCGAATATGGACCCGGCCGCATGAGCGAATCGCTCGACATTGTCGCCGCCGTGGAGACGGCGCTGAGAGCCGACGCGCGCCTCCCTCTGCCGGCGCAGCGCAAGGGCCCGCTCGCGGGGCGGCATGTGATCGTGACCTCCGGTCCGACGCACGAGGCCATTGATCCCGTGCGCTATATCGCCAACCGCTCATCGGGCAAGCAGGGCCACGCCATCGCCGCCGCCGCCGCCGCCGCCGGCGCGCGCGTGACGCTCGTTTCCGGGCCGGTGTCGCTGCCCGATCCGAAAGGTTGTGATGTGGCGCGCGTCGAAAGCGCCCGGCAGATGTTCGCCGCCGTCGAGGCGGCTTTGCCCGCCGATGTCTTCATCGGCGCCGCTGCCGTCGCCGACTGGCGCGTCGAGGCCGCGTCGCAAAAGATCAAGAAAGAGCAGGGCGTGGCGGCGCCGAGCTTTTCGCTCGTCGAAAATCCGGACATTCTCGCAAGCGTGGCCAAGGCGGGCACGGCGACGCGCCCGCGTCTCGTTGTCGGTTTCGCCGCGGAAACGCGGGACGTGATCGCCCATGCGCGCGAGAAGCTCGATCGCAAGGGCTGCGACCTCATCGTCGCCAACGACGTCTCCGAAGGCGCGGGGGTTTTTGGCGGCGACGCCAACGAAGCGCATCTTGTCTCCCGCGGCGGCGTCGAGAGCTGGCCGCGCATGAGCAAGGAGGCCGTCGCCGAACGCCTCGTCGCCCGAATTGCCCGAATCTTGAGTGAGGCCGCGCCATGA